GGTGCGCCCGGCCACGTTGGCCACGATGCGGCACTTGGACAGGGCGCGCAGCTCGTCCAGGACGCGCACGTTGAGCGGGTCCGACATGGCGACGACCAGCGTCTTGCCATCGTCGCGAAGCTGCAGCGGCACCACGGAGAAGTCGCGCGCCGTCTGCGCCGGGATCTTGGCCTTCACGTGCGGCGGCACCATCTGCACGGAGTCCAGGTTCACCGCCGGCATGCCCAGCTGCTTCGACAAGGCGCGCACGAGGATGTCCTCGGAGACGAGGTTCATCCGGACGAGGATCTCGCCCAGCTTCCCGCCCCACTTGGCCTGCTCGGCGAGCGCCGCCTTGAGCTGGCTCTCCTGCAGGACGTTCGCCTTGATCAGCAGTTCTCCAAGCTTGATCTGTGCCATGTCGTGCGCGCCATAGTACCCGGTTTGCGCCGGGACGCTGCCTTTCGACGCCTGGAAGCTCAGGAACCCGGCGCTGGGGGCGGCCGGGACACCGGCCCCTCCGGCCGGACCTCCTGGCCCCGCGCGTCCACGTCCACCACCTTCGCCCCCTCGGGCGCGCCCATTTCATAGAGCGTCAGGTCCGGGCGGCCGTTGAGGCGGATGTCCGTGTACTTCAGGTCCAGCTTCGTGTCCGCCGAGGCGGCGATGAGGTGCACCTTGTCCGGGAAGAACTGGTCGCCCCGCTGCTGGAAGTCCTCGAACGCCAGGTCGTAGCCCGGCACGCCCCGGACCTCGCTCTTCACGATGCGCAGGTGTTTGGGATCCACGCGCAGTGTCTGCGTGGCCGGGCCCCGCTGGAGCTTGAGCACGTACACCCGCTCCTTCTCGTCCAGCTCCAGGGTCATGGACTCCGGCGGCAGCAGGGGGACCTGCCCCAGCATCACCGCCACCAGCTCCTCGCTCGGCAGGACGACGGGCAGGAAGCGGGACACGTTCTCCGCGCTCGCCGGGCCCTGGAGGTACGTGTTCTCCCGCGCCTGGTAGACGCCGAAGCGCTCACCGTCGGAGACGAGCGAGGCCACCGGACGGTTGAAGAAGTCGTACGTCTCCAGGTGGATGAGGGCCGGGCGGGTGATGGAGAGATAGGTGGAGAGCGTTCCGCTGCCCTGGGGTGAGTCCACGTGCAGCTTGGCGTCACCCTCCAGGTTCACGACCTTCGCCTGCCGCTCGCGCACGTGCTGGTAGAGCGTCTGGGCGTCCTCGATGCGGCCCTCCGGACCGAACTCGAGACGTTTGGGGCAGGCCGAACAGAGGAGGGCCAGGAAGATTGCGGCGGCTGCGCGGTTCATATGTCCTAGTGTGAGCCAGGGCCGCCTGCCCGGTCATCCATCATGAGCCTGAACGATCTACTTCATTACCTTCGCCTGGGCGGCGTCACCCTCGCCCTCCTCCTGGGCGCCTCCGTGGTGGCCCTGGGCGTGGCCATCGAGCGGCTCATCGCCCTCTGGGGCGTGAGCGAGCGCTCCCGCAACCTGGGGGAGATCGTCCAGAAGCACCTCCTCCGGGGTGACATGGCCGCCGCCCGCACCGCCGCCGAGCGCTCCGACGCCGTGGCGGCCGACATCTTCCTCGCCGGGTTCGACCGCTGGGAGCGCTCCCGCGCCAGTGGCGGCAACGGCATCGAGTCCGCCGTGGAGCGCGAGCGCGCCCAGGTGGGCTTGAAGCTGCGGCGCAACCTGTGGCTGCTCGCCACCATCGGCTCGACGACGCCCTTCGTGGGCCTCTTCGGCACCGTGGCCGGCATCATGCGCTCCTTCAAGGACCTGGGCGTGGACGTGGAGGCCGGCGGCACCGGCGGCTCCGCGGCCGTGATGACGGGCATCTCCGAGGCGCTCGTCGCCACCGCCGTGGGCATCCTCGTCGCCGTGCAGGCGATGGTCTTCTACAACTACTTCCAGGCCCGGCTATCCCGCGTGCTGGTGGAGCTGCGCCTGTTGGGCGACGAGTTCGCGGAGGTCCTCAAGGAGCGCTCCGCCGGTGGCCCGCTGCCGGACGCCACGCAGCCCCCGCGCGAGAGCGCCACGCCCCCCGCGCCCCGCCCGGATCCGCAGCCCGCCTCGTAAGGAGACACGCCCACCATGGCCATGGGAAAGACGCCCGGCTCGGGCGATGACGAGGTGGAGGGCGCGGGCTTCGCGGAGATCAACATCACGCCGCTGACGGACGTGATGCTCGTGCTGCTCATCATCTTCATGGTGACCAGCTCGGTCATCACCCAGCAGGGTCCGGGCGGCGGCGCGAAGGCGGGCCTCAAGGTGAACCTGCCCAAGGGCGGCGCCGCGGACGTCACCGCGAAGACCACCGACCTGTCCGTGGCGGTGCTGGCGGATGGCCGCTTCGTGCTCGCGGGCAACGTCGTCGCGGAAGCGGAGCTGAAGCAGGCCTTCGACGCCGCGAAGAACCAGAACCCAGACACCGTGGTCATCGTGCAGGCGGACGAAGGCGTTCCCCACGGCACCGTGGTGCAGGTGATGGAGCTGGCGAAGAAGGCCGGCCTCGCGCAGCTCGCCATCGGCGTGCGCGAAGGCAACTAAGCAAAAGGCCCCCCGGCGCGACGTGCCGGAGGGCCTTCTTCACTTCAGGACTTCAAGTGCCTCAGACGCCGCCGAACGCCGCGTCGGTGATGTCCATCGGGGACGTGTCCTCGGTGGCGATGAGGCGCGCGGCGAACTCCACGTTGGGCAGCACGTTGCGCGCGTACCACAGGGCGCTGAACTTCTTGCCCTCGTAGAACGCCTTGTCCGGGTGGTCGGCGGCCACGTTGGCGGCGGCCTTCTCCGCGATGACGGCCGCGTCCAGCAGCAGCCAGCCCACTGCGACCTCCGACATCATGTTGAGGAAGCGGTTGGCGGACAGCGGGATGAGCGGGAAGCGGCCCTGGTCCTGCGACCAGCCGAACAGCGCCATCGCGCTGGACATCAGGCCTTCCTGCGCGCCGGCCAGCGTCTTCACGGCCTCGCCCAGCACCGGGTGCTCGCGGTGCGCTTCCACGAAGCTGCCCACGTCGCCCATGAACTGCTGGAAGTGCGCGCCGCCCGCCTGGCCCATCTTGCGGCCGACCAGGTCCATGGCCTGGATGTGGTTGGTGCCCTCGTAGATGGAGAAGATCTTCGAGTCGCGCGTGTACTGCTCCACCGGGTAGTCCTGGATGTAGCCGGCGCCGCCGTACACCTGGATGGCCTGCGCGCAGAGGCGGAAGGCCTGGTCGGAGCCGTAGGACTTCACCAGCGGCGTCAGCACCTCCACCTGGCCCTTGTGGTAGGTGGCGGCGTCGTCGTCCTTGCCCGCCAGCTGCTTCGCCTTGTCCAGGTGCATGGCCAGCTTGATGACCAGCGCGCGGATGCCCTCCACGTGCGCCTTGATGTCCAGCAGCATGCGGCGCACGTCCGGGTGCTCGATGATGGAGGCGCGCGGCGCGGACGGGTCCTTCCACTTGGTGAAGTGGGAGCCCTGCTTGCGGTCCTTCGCGTAGTCGAGCGCGTTGTAGTACGCGGCCGACGCCAGGCTCACGCCCTGGATGCCCACGGCGATGCGCGCGCCGTTCATCATCTTGAACATCTGGCTCATGCCCACGTGCTCGACCGTGCCCACGAGCTCGCCCAGACAGCCGTCGTTCTCACCGAAGTTGAGGACACACGTGGCCGAGCCGTTGATGCCCATCTTGTGCTCGATGGACGCCACGGTGACGTCGTTGGACTGGCCGGAGGAGCCGTCCGCGTTGATGCGCAGCTTGGGGACGATGAACAGCGACAGGCCCTTGGTGCCCACCGGCGCGCCGTCAATGCGCGCGAGCACCAGATGGATGATGTTCCCGGCCATGTCATGGTCGCCGCCGGAGATGAAGATCTTCGTGCCCTTGATGCTGTAGGTGCCGTCCGCGTTGCGCTTCGCGGTGGACTTGGCCGCGCCCACGTCGGAGCCGGCGTGCGGCTCGGTGAGGCACATGGTGCCGCCCCACGTGCCGTTGAGCATGCGCTCCACGAACTGCTTCTGCTGCGCGGGAGTGCCACACTCGGCGATGACCTCCGCCGCGCCGAACGCCAGGCCCGGGTACATGTTGAAGGCCGTGTTGGCGCCGGAGAGGATCTCCTCCACCGTCACCTGGAGCATCATCGGCGCGCCCTGGCCGCCGTGGTCGGGGCTCACCGCCACCGTCTTGAAGCCCTGCTCGTAGAGCTTGCCCCACGCGTCCTTGAAGCCCTTGGGCGTGAAGACCGAGCCGTTCTCCACCCGGCAGCCCTCCCGGTCACCGACCGAGTTGAGGGGCCCCAGCACCTCGCGGGCGAAGCGGTACGTCTCCGTGAGGACCGCCTTCGCCTCGTCCGGGCCCCAGGCGTCATAGGGGGCCGTGCCCGCCACCTGGCCGAAGCCGAACTGCTCGAACAGCGTGAAGAAGATCTCTCGAAGGTCGGTCTTGTAGGTGTTGATGCCGGCGGACATGGCCACTCCTGCGTGGAGGGCTCGCTGCCTGCCTGCTTCCCGCAGGGCGGGAAAAAGTAAGGGTCAGCGGCCCATGTGACGCAGGAAGTGTGGCGTCGACTGATTTTTGAGTCAACCCAAGATGACACCCCGCGTTGACGAGCGGTCGAAGCCGCTCTACTCCAACGCGGGATTTCGTCTTGGAACGCCTACTTCTTGGCCTTCTTCGCGGCCGGGAGGGACGCTGTCTTCGCGGCGGGCTTCTCCCGGGGGGCGGTCTTCTTGGACGAGGCGCCGGAGCGGGGCTCGCCCGACTCCTCGTCGTCGTCCTCGTCGTCCTCGTCCCGGTCGCGCTCCGGGGCGGCGGGCGCCGGGGCGCTGGTGGCGGCGTCCGGGGTGGCGGGCGCCGGGACGACCAGGCTCTCGCGGGGGACCTCCACCACGATGGGGGACTGGCCGGAGCGCTGCCGGTTCTCGTCCTCCAGGGAGTAGAAGAGCTGGATCTGCGAGCCGCCCTTCATGACGAGCTCGCCCTTCTGGTTCTCCGCCCAGAGGTCGATTTCGACGAAGTACCGGCCGCCGGAGCCGTGGCGGTCGCTCACGCGGCCCTTGCAGACCACGGTGTCGCCCGGCCACACCATCTTGATGAAGCGGACGTTGTAGCGCCGCAGCTGGCCGCCCCGGGCCCAGTCGCTGATGAGCTGGCCCAACATGCCCATGACGAGCATGCCGGGGGCGTAGACGGACGGCATGCCCACGCTCTTGGCGTAGAGCTCGTCCACGTGCACGGGGTTGTAGTCGCCGGAGGCGCCCGCGTAGCGCGACAGCTGGACGCGGTCCACCGGGGCCTTGGCCAGCGCCGGCAGCTCGTCACCGACGCGGATGGATTCGAAGTAGAGCTTGCGCGCGGGCATCAGACGTTCTCCTTGGCGGCACGCACCACGAGGGTCCGGCGGGCGCGGAAGACGAGGTTGCCCTCTTCGTCCCGGCCCTCGTCCTCGATGACCGCGATGTCCATCTTGCCGGACATGCCCGGCCGCTCGAAGACGTCCGACACGCGGGTGGACACGTAGATGCGGTCCCCCGCGAAGATGGGCCGCTCGTAGTCGAAGCCCTGCTCCGCGTGCAGCAGGCTCTTGATGCCCACCCCCAACAACTCCCGGAGGTCCGCGGCGGAATGGAACGACGCGGGGAACGTGGGCGGCGCGACGATGGTGGGATAGCCCGAGGCCCGGGCGTACTCCTCGTCGTAGTAGATGGGATTGTAGTCGCCGATAGCCTCGGCGAAGCGCCGGATGGCGCCCTTCTCCACCTCGTTGAGCGTCGGCGGCGAGGCGCGGCCAATCGCGTTCTTGTCCAGCATTTCCCTCTCCTGATGAGTCTTCAGCGTCCTGACGGAAGCTCGAGCACCGTCAGGAGCCCGGCCTCCGCGGCCGTCAAACGTGGCGCGGCATTCACCAGCGCGTTCGCGGTGGCCCGGTCGCCCGCCACTCC
The sequence above is drawn from the Corallococcus sp. NCRR genome and encodes:
- a CDS encoding general secretion pathway protein GspE, with protein sequence MAQIKLGELLIKANVLQESQLKAALAEQAKWGGKLGEILVRMNLVSEDILVRALSKQLGMPAVNLDSVQMVPPHVKAKIPAQTARDFSVVPLQLRDDGKTLVVAMSDPLNVRVLDELRALSKCRIVANVAGRTSVARAFARLYEETAELEDADTNFKVVDAQGRTVVKNLKDLDPAAAVAMSPKPAAAPPPRQAPPAEPPRQAPSGSPADLLKSVEEVQRKEVAALKAMVELLIEKGVFSREEYLAKVKR
- a CDS encoding DUF4292 domain-containing protein, encoding MNRAAAAIFLALLCSACPKRLEFGPEGRIEDAQTLYQHVRERQAKVVNLEGDAKLHVDSPQGSGTLSTYLSITRPALIHLETYDFFNRPVASLVSDGERFGVYQARENTYLQGPASAENVSRFLPVVLPSEELVAVMLGQVPLLPPESMTLELDEKERVYVLKLQRGPATQTLRVDPKHLRIVKSEVRGVPGYDLAFEDFQQRGDQFFPDKVHLIAASADTKLDLKYTDIRLNGRPDLTLYEMGAPEGAKVVDVDARGQEVRPEGPVSRPPPAPGS
- a CDS encoding MotA/TolQ/ExbB proton channel family protein: MSLNDLLHYLRLGGVTLALLLGASVVALGVAIERLIALWGVSERSRNLGEIVQKHLLRGDMAAARTAAERSDAVAADIFLAGFDRWERSRASGGNGIESAVERERAQVGLKLRRNLWLLATIGSTTPFVGLFGTVAGIMRSFKDLGVDVEAGGTGGSAAVMTGISEALVATAVGILVAVQAMVFYNYFQARLSRVLVELRLLGDEFAEVLKERSAGGPLPDATQPPRESATPPAPRPDPQPAS
- a CDS encoding ExbD/TolR family protein; this translates as MAMGKTPGSGDDEVEGAGFAEINITPLTDVMLVLLIIFMVTSSVITQQGPGGGAKAGLKVNLPKGGAADVTAKTTDLSVAVLADGRFVLAGNVVAEAELKQAFDAAKNQNPDTVVIVQADEGVPHGTVVQVMELAKKAGLAQLAIGVREGN
- a CDS encoding acyl-CoA dehydrogenase, with the protein product MSAGINTYKTDLREIFFTLFEQFGFGQVAGTAPYDAWGPDEAKAVLTETYRFAREVLGPLNSVGDREGCRVENGSVFTPKGFKDAWGKLYEQGFKTVAVSPDHGGQGAPMMLQVTVEEILSGANTAFNMYPGLAFGAAEVIAECGTPAQQKQFVERMLNGTWGGTMCLTEPHAGSDVGAAKSTAKRNADGTYSIKGTKIFISGGDHDMAGNIIHLVLARIDGAPVGTKGLSLFIVPKLRINADGSSGQSNDVTVASIEHKMGINGSATCVLNFGENDGCLGELVGTVEHVGMSQMFKMMNGARIAVGIQGVSLASAAYYNALDYAKDRKQGSHFTKWKDPSAPRASIIEHPDVRRMLLDIKAHVEGIRALVIKLAMHLDKAKQLAGKDDDAATYHKGQVEVLTPLVKSYGSDQAFRLCAQAIQVYGGAGYIQDYPVEQYTRDSKIFSIYEGTNHIQAMDLVGRKMGQAGGAHFQQFMGDVGSFVEAHREHPVLGEAVKTLAGAQEGLMSSAMALFGWSQDQGRFPLIPLSANRFLNMMSEVAVGWLLLDAAVIAEKAAANVAADHPDKAFYEGKKFSALWYARNVLPNVEFAARLIATEDTSPMDITDAAFGGV
- a CDS encoding MaoC family dehydratase: MPARKLYFESIRVGDELPALAKAPVDRVQLSRYAGASGDYNPVHVDELYAKSVGMPSVYAPGMLVMGMLGQLISDWARGGQLRRYNVRFIKMVWPGDTVVCKGRVSDRHGSGGRYFVEIDLWAENQKGELVMKGGSQIQLFYSLEDENRQRSGQSPIVVEVPRESLVVPAPATPDAATSAPAPAAPERDRDEDDEDDDEESGEPRSGASSKKTAPREKPAAKTASLPAAKKAKK
- a CDS encoding MaoC family dehydratase N-terminal domain-containing protein, whose translation is MLDKNAIGRASPPTLNEVEKGAIRRFAEAIGDYNPIYYDEEYARASGYPTIVAPPTFPASFHSAADLRELLGVGIKSLLHAEQGFDYERPIFAGDRIYVSTRVSDVFERPGMSGKMDIAVIEDEGRDEEGNLVFRARRTLVVRAAKENV